One Methanococcus voltae genomic region harbors:
- a CDS encoding thiamine pyrophosphate-binding protein, with the protein MDNSNSKEFVDKLINFLEYNDIKTIFSYPGEQILPFYRAIENSNINLVNVKHEQAAAHMADGYSRITNETGVCLVTAGPGATNITTSVATAFRDNSSIVCFTGRCSSKYIGTEFFQEIPMDFLDFEEGSYIFESDDKNLSTIKNVFEKSFFNRKPIQINISKNVYNSLDKSSSLLKITKNYKSYEKYINNYNNSELCNNIHATYKINNMNTTKNSKNLEINEYFETLKNNEIVQNSKNPILLVGQGIFGQLNYSEILQINNMLNSLKIPIVTTYPARGIISEENEKCLGMIGRRGYFANEHLKNCDLIINLGSSLSYNTILESWDDIKSKIVELNVNINNISDIELIVRNINDIFEKCDIFKKYNKNYKNSSHSLNNIIKFGDYSKKVKELIESIPNDSIIVTDAGNHTVFTSLFKTCMLPKSIISSHSMGTMGFGLPCAIGVKYGCIDKSIDREVININGDGGIQMNIQELATVAKNNLKILIVIMKNSRLNIFCDLDNPDYVKLGEAYGITSKLVKSENEIKKCVNEYLEGSGPLILVIECEDESLPKPEN; encoded by the coding sequence ATGGATAATTCAAATTCTAAAGAATTTGTAGACAAATTGATTAATTTTCTAGAATATAATGATATAAAAACGATATTTTCTTACCCCGGTGAACAAATACTTCCATTTTATAGGGCTATTGAAAATTCAAATATTAATCTAGTAAATGTTAAACACGAACAGGCTGCTGCACACATGGCCGATGGTTACTCCAGGATTACTAACGAAACGGGTGTTTGTTTAGTAACTGCAGGACCTGGCGCAACAAACATAACCACAAGTGTCGCTACAGCATTTCGGGATAATTCATCTATTGTGTGTTTTACAGGGCGTTGTTCTTCAAAATATATCGGTACTGAATTTTTTCAAGAAATACCCATGGATTTCCTAGATTTCGAAGAAGGTAGTTATATTTTTGAATCAGACGACAAAAACTTGTCTACTATAAAAAATGTATTTGAAAAAAGTTTTTTCAACCGAAAACCCATACAAATTAATATTTCCAAAAATGTCTATAATTCACTAGATAAATCTAGTAGTTTATTAAAAATTACAAAGAATTATAAATCTTATGAAAAGTATATTAATAATTATAACAATAGTGAATTATGTAACAATATACATGCTACATATAAAATAAATAATATGAATACTACTAAAAATTCTAAAAATCTTGAAATTAATGAATATTTTGAGACTTTAAAAAATAATGAAATCGTTCAAAATTCTAAAAACCCCATATTACTTGTAGGGCAAGGTATTTTTGGACAACTGAACTATTCTGAAATACTTCAAATTAATAACATGTTGAACAGTTTAAAAATCCCTATTGTCACCACGTACCCTGCAAGGGGCATTATTTCGGAAGAAAACGAAAAATGTTTGGGCATGATTGGTAGAAGAGGGTATTTTGCAAACGAACATTTGAAAAACTGTGATTTAATAATAAACTTAGGTTCAAGTTTATCATATAATACAATCCTTGAATCCTGGGACGATATTAAATCAAAAATTGTTGAGTTAAATGTGAATATCAACAATATTTCAGATATTGAATTAATCGTTAGAAATATTAACGATATTTTTGAAAAATGTGACATTTTTAAAAAGTACAATAAAAACTACAAAAATAGTAGCCATAGTTTAAACAATATAATTAAATTTGGAGACTACTCCAAAAAAGTTAAAGAATTAATAGAATCAATCCCTAATGATTCAATTATTGTAACAGATGCTGGGAATCATACTGTATTTACGTCACTATTTAAGACATGTATGCTACCTAAAAGTATAATTTCCTCCCACAGCATGGGTACCATGGGTTTTGGACTTCCTTGCGCCATCGGCGTAAAGTATGGATGTATTGATAAAAGCATAGATAGGGAAGTCATAAATATTAATGGGGATGGCGGAATTCAGATGAATATCCAAGAATTAGCTACTGTTGCCAAAAATAACTTAAAAATATTAATCGTAATTATGAAAAATAGTAGACTAAATATTTTTTGTGATTTAGATAACCCAGACTATGTAAAGCTTGGAGAAGCCTATGGAATAACATCCAAATTGGTTAAATCCGAAAATGAAATAAAAAAATGTGTAAATGAATATTTAGAAGGTAGTGGTCCTTTAATTTTAGTAATCGAATGTGAAGATGAAAGTTTACCGAAACCTGAAAATTAA
- a CDS encoding DUF2117 domain-containing protein, with translation MENNFCKNVLKIGIVVHGPEIIDSGYAKKIIDIIKNYQVSAENYVEKEIFVKLGGTMGRVAVIDNNLEEIIDISEKLVPSKSIQKLGEFNDVLFLLNYGKSKITGHTFGKIVINNSKIHKPIVQIERPGEKDGTIILWNKKFLNDVDLENKDNEDIAKDNTCDDIEHFIDELIETISQKFDIAVENCISEGMNVYYDELGNQYRKIHGVSPDESIMVNGIVVGRSKGEEVTIICKNGKLVDIENANVKWHGVEKLGDIDLNKIIIKTGMLRRHSNFCKNNDETSEIKNKIDSKDIENVQNVGNLLFIHHAGENTLEMLKNGPVSAVVTIGDDTTTVCGDILARFNIKIIGITDGDKDEILDNPRLTKGSKVFKILNAKDDDVGDYIIENSKFEDFKTFEEYFNHVFKLLANYSPKLEYTLEEINN, from the coding sequence ATGGAAAACAATTTTTGTAAAAATGTTTTAAAAATAGGAATTGTAGTTCATGGGCCCGAGATTATCGACAGTGGATATGCAAAAAAAATAATTGATATAATTAAAAATTATCAAGTTTCCGCTGAAAATTATGTTGAAAAAGAAATATTTGTAAAATTAGGCGGTACTATGGGTAGGGTTGCTGTTATAGATAATAATTTAGAAGAAATTATTGACATTTCTGAAAAATTAGTACCCTCTAAATCGATTCAAAAACTTGGGGAATTCAATGACGTCTTATTTTTGCTCAATTATGGAAAATCAAAAATTACAGGACATACATTCGGTAAAATAGTCATAAATAACTCCAAAATCCACAAACCAATTGTTCAAATTGAAAGACCTGGCGAAAAAGATGGAACAATAATATTATGGAATAAAAAGTTTTTAAATGACGTTGATTTAGAAAATAAAGATAATGAAGATATAGCTAAGGACAATACCTGTGATGATATAGAACACTTTATTGACGAGTTGATCGAAACTATCAGTCAAAAATTTGATATCGCCGTTGAAAATTGCATAAGTGAAGGCATGAATGTCTATTACGATGAATTAGGGAATCAATATCGTAAAATACATGGTGTAAGCCCTGATGAATCAATTATGGTTAATGGTATAGTAGTAGGGCGCTCAAAAGGAGAAGAAGTTACGATCATTTGTAAAAATGGAAAACTTGTAGATATTGAAAATGCAAATGTCAAATGGCATGGTGTTGAAAAACTAGGAGATATTGATTTAAATAAAATAATTATAAAAACCGGTATGTTAAGACGGCACAGCAACTTTTGTAAAAATAATGATGAAACTAGTGAAATTAAAAATAAGATAGATAGTAAAGACATTGAAAATGTGCAAAATGTTGGAAATCTATTATTTATACACCATGCTGGCGAAAATACATTGGAAATGTTAAAAAATGGTCCTGTTTCAGCAGTTGTAACCATTGGTGATGATACAACCACTGTTTGTGGGGACATACTTGCAAGATTTAATATTAAGATAATTGGCATTACTGACGGAGATAAAGACGAAATTCTCGATAATCCTAGATTAACCAAAGGCTCAAAAGTTTTTAAAATATTGAATGCTAAGGATGACGATGTAGGCGACTACATTATTGAAAATTCAAAATTTGAAGATTTTAAAACTTTTGAGGAATATTTTAACCATGTTTTTAAATTATTAGCTAATTATTCCCCCAAATTGGAATATACTCTTGAAGAAATTAACAATTAA
- a CDS encoding 4Fe-4S binding protein: MLKKTVKKGISKSKLLKNILSNVLNPKEFEKQARTKKPLVIECLACGLCEKACPTESITVFKFKDVICENCGACANVCPVDAIHENRFDIDSEKCIKCGYCALFCTIPIIMNEIPVIKTPYITRECNDCGLCIPKCPEKAIYYDKKGKITISDNCSYCNIGNNVQNSKNECMICKNYCPMNAIILPKDYNKSCIIKLDINSCIFCKDCQYICPLDENGIEFNE; the protein is encoded by the coding sequence ATGCTAAAAAAAACAGTTAAAAAAGGTATTTCGAAGAGCAAACTATTAAAAAATATTCTTTCAAACGTTTTAAATCCAAAAGAATTTGAAAAACAGGCTAGGACTAAAAAACCCTTGGTTATAGAGTGTTTAGCTTGTGGATTATGTGAAAAAGCTTGCCCCACTGAATCAATAACCGTATTCAAATTTAAAGATGTTATTTGTGAAAATTGTGGAGCTTGTGCAAATGTATGTCCAGTAGACGCAATACATGAAAATAGGTTTGATATAGATTCTGAAAAATGTATAAAATGCGGTTATTGTGCGTTATTTTGTACAATTCCTATAATTATGAATGAAATACCTGTGATAAAAACACCATACATTACTAGGGAATGCAACGATTGTGGTCTTTGTATTCCAAAATGCCCCGAAAAAGCCATATACTACGATAAAAAAGGTAAAATTACAATATCTGATAATTGTAGTTATTGTAATATTGGCAATAATGTTCAAAATTCAAAAAACGAATGTATGATTTGTAAAAATTATTGTCCAATGAATGCTATAATATTGCCCAAAGATTACAACAAGTCATGTATTATAAAATTAGATATCAATTCGTGTATATTTTGCAAAGATTGCCAATATATATGCCCACTAGATGAAAATGGGATAGAATTTAACGAATAA